Proteins encoded within one genomic window of Brassica rapa cultivar Chiifu-401-42 chromosome A09, CAAS_Brap_v3.01, whole genome shotgun sequence:
- the LOC117128106 gene encoding glutathione S-transferase T3-like, producing the protein MNSFAFHLLNCSDLIAINRVEGLLKPSVSLVECHRETIKTMANGKNFSNLLFSQIPVDLDSPEPFWFGSQGPDDSPFMSAPDVPAKSPVSSSPDVRAKSGVNPNASCPERRKWTPRDDKILIGAWLNTSKDPVMSNEQKSTSFWKRIVEYYNASPLLAGTVPREITSCKQRWSRINGDVSKFCGCYDAALREQRSGQNDDDVMKTALDIFFNTVGYKFAMDHCWRELRYDQKWCSHYPAKDAGKEKRKQAVEVDTEVAEGVDPEVRPRGVKAAKASTKKKKSGREEELSRLHGVLEIKEKLSKQKLLDRLLAKKEPLSDMENSLMLKLMSEMI; encoded by the coding sequence ATGAACTCATTTGCTTTCCACCTTCTCAACTGCTCTGATCTGATTGCTATTAATCGAGTAGAAGGCTTACTTAAGCCCTCTGTGTCACTAGTAGAGTGTCACAGAGAAACAATTAAAACAATGGCTAATGGAAAAAATTTTAGTAATCTTCTCTTTAGTCAAATTCCAGTTGACCTTGATTCACCTGAACCTTTTTGGTTCGGTAGTCAAGGTCCTGATGACTCTCCTTTCATGAGTGCTCCCGACGTTCCTGCTAAGTCTCCTGTGAGCTCTTCTCCGGACGTTCGGGCAAAGTCTGGTGTGAATCCAAATGCCTCATGTCCTGAGAGGAGAAAATGGACTCCCAGAGATGATAAAATCCTTATTGGTGCTTGGCTAAACACCAGTAAGGACCCTGTGATGAGCAACGAGCAGAAGTCCACTTCTTTCTGGAAGCGTATAGTAGAGTACTACAACGCAAGTCCTCTCCTCGCTGGGACAGTACCGAGAGAGATCACCTCTTGCAAGCAGAGGTGGTCTAGGATTAACGGCGATGTATCCAAGTTCTGTGGCTGCTACGATGCGGCTCTGAGGGAGCAGAGAAGTGGGCAAAACGATGATGATGTGATGAAAACCGCCTTGGACATTTTCTTCAACACGGTCGGCTACAAGTTCGCCATGGATCACTGCTGGAGGGAGCTGAGATACGACCAGAAATGGTGCTCCCACTATCCTGCTAAGGACGCTGGAAAGGAGAAGCGCAAACAAGCTGTGGAGGTGGATACAGAAGTGGCCGAAGGTGTCGATCCAGAAGTTAGACCTCGCGGGGTTAAAGCGGCCAAAGCTAgtaccaagaagaagaagagtggcaGGGAGGAGGAGTTGTCGAGGCTACATGGGGTTTTAGAAATTAAAGAGAAACTGTCTAAACAAAAGCTTCTTGATCGTTTACTAGCTAAGAAAGAACCTCTCTCAGATATGGAAAACAGTCTCATGCTCAAACTAATGTCCGAAATGATATGA
- the LOC103851378 gene encoding putative nuclease HARBI1, producing MINILGLLKMSTSSSDGLDERIDELVDEIVEDYYNDIVEDQPDDEANRAYIERDREGGDDQLWNDYFSEDPTYSAQIFRRRFRMNKNLFLRIVRALKQNFIFFQQRKDATGRWGLSSLQKCTAAIRLLAYGTAADSVDEYLRLADTTAHSCLHHFTDAVIHLFGNEYLRRPTKEDLQRLLYIGEQRGFPGMVGSIDCMHWEWKNCPTAWKGQYTRGSGKPTIVLEAVASQDLWIWHAFFGLPGTLNDINVLDRSPVFDDILEGRAPRVRYMVNGHMYKLAYYLTDGIYPKWSTFIQSITLPQCPKQASFAKWQEAARKDVERAFGVLQARFAIVKNPVRTLDREKIGKIMRACIILHNMIVEDERDGYTNRVNISDFQEGESSRTSEVLNEIPTLFNDTFPDRNDLRDRQTHDRLKNDLIENIWNKFGNQD from the coding sequence ATGATTAACATATTAGGACTTCTTAAAATGTCAACATCTTCATCCGATGGTCTAGACGAAAGAATAGACGAACTTGTTGATGAAATAGTTGAAGATTACTACAACGACATAGTGGAGGACCAACCCGATGATGAGGCGAACCGTGCTTATATTGAACGAGACCGTGAAGGAGGAGATGATCAGTTATGGAATGACTACTTCAGTGAAGACCCGACATACTCGGCACAAATATTTAGAAGACGTTTCCGCATGAACAAGAATTTATTCCTGCGTATTGTCAGAGCCCTCAAGCAGAACTTTATATTCTTTCAGCAGAGAAAAGATGCAACCGGTAGGTGGGGTCTATCATCACTTCAAAAGTGTACGGCGGCGATTCGTCTGCTTGCTTATGGTACAGCGGCTGACTCGGttgacgaatatctccgacttgcGGACACTACAGCACACTCTTGTTTACATCATTTCACTGACGCAGTTATACACTTATTTGGTAATGAGTATCTACGACGACCCACAAAGGAGGATCTTCAACGACTACTCTATATTGGAGAGCAACGCGGTTTTCCAGGGATGGTCGGGAGCattgactgtatgcattgggagtggaaaaactgcccaaccgcttggaaaggacaaTACACACGTGGATCCGGAAAACCGACGATTGTTTTAGAGGCTGTAgcttcacaagatctttggatatggcacgcttTCTTCGGTCTtccaggtaccttaaacgatattaatgtcCTCGATCGGTCTCCGGTTTTTGACGATATCTTAGAAGGTCGAGCTCCGAGGGTAAGGTACATGGTCAACGGACACATGTATAAGTTGGCATACTATCTCACGGACGGTATATATCCAAagtggtcaacatttatccaatctatcacACTCCCTCAATGTCCCAAACAAGCGTCATTTGCTAAATGGCAAGAAGCAGCccgaaaagatgtcgagcgGGCATTTGGAGTATTGCAAGCTCGGTTTGCGATAGTGAAAAACCCGGTTCGTACATTGGACAGAGAGAAGATagggaagattatgagagcatgtatcatactacaCAATATGATAGTTGAAGATGAACGAGATGGTTATACAAACCGGGTTAATATTTCAGATTTTCAAGAAGGAGAATCTTCGAGAACCTCGGAGGTCCTAAACGAAATTCCTACATTGTTCAATGATACATTTCCCGACCGCAATGATCTTCGTGATAGGCAAACTCATGATCGATTGAAGAATGATTTGATCGAAAACATTTGGAATAAATTTGGTAATCAAGATTAA
- the LOC103840257 gene encoding protein argonaute 2, whose amino-acid sequence MERGGYRGGRADGRGRGGRGRGDGDGGGRSYGRGGGDRGRGFGVGGADRGRGYGGRASERGGGRGGDQQDFRSQSQWGPPPGQVGLGTQLQQQPRPHVVQQPPQAQVSQSVAGGGVGRGAWGRKLQVSPDTAAVPPSASSTVAVSETARGSEITNPRPSQVASSSSSDKKVQVVSSSSARKEPMKRPDKGGVVAVRRVNLLVNHFQVNINPQTVIRHYDVEIKGENPTKKISRFELSMVRDKLFTDNPHEFPFAMTAYDGQKNIFSAAELPTGSFKVDFPKTDETRARSYTFTINRVNELKLRDLKEYMSGGSSFNPRDVLQGMDVVMKEHPSKCMITVGKSFFTRETERDEELGYGIAAAKGYRHTLKPTQQGLSLCLDYSVLAFRKSMSVIEYLKLYFDWPDLRQFRNARRNVEKELTGLKVTVTHRKNKQKLTIVGLSREDTKDIKFDIIDPEGNEPPRRTSIVEYFRIKYGRDIVHKDIPCLDLGKNGRQNLVPMEFCALVEGQIYPKDDLDKNSALWLKKLSLVNPRQRKDNILKMIKSKEGPSGGEITGNFGMKVDTNMTRVEGRVLKAPALKLAERGRALREEPNPRQNNQWNLMRKGVTRGSVVKHWAVLDFTASERFNKMPNDFVNNLINRCWTLGMQLEPPIVYKSSRMDTLSNANALEELLRSVIEEAHRNHGGARPTLILCAMTGRVDGYKTLKWIAETKLGLVTQCFLTGSATKGGDQYRANLALKINAKVGGSNVELMDTFSFFRKDDQVMFIGADVNHPASRDKMSPSIVAVVGTLNWPEANRYAARVIAQPHRKEEIQGFGETCLELVKAHVQSTGKRPNKIVIFRDGVSDGQFDMVLNVELLDVKLTFEKNGYNPKITVIVAQKRHQTRFFPATDNDGSDKGNVPSGTVVDTKVIHPFEYDFYLCSHHGGIGTSKPTHYYTLWDELGFTSDQVQKLIFEMCFTFTRCTKPVSLVPPVYYADMVAYRGRMYHEASSREKNIRQQPRGASSSSLASSFSSLTVDDNAIFKLHKELENVMFFV is encoded by the exons ATGGAGAGAGGTGGTTACCGAGGAGGTCGTGCTGACGGCCGCGGCAGAGGCGGCCGAGGTCGCGGTGACGGGGATGGTGGAGGCCGTAGTTATGGCCGCGGCGGTGGTGACCGGGGTCGTGGTTTCGGCGTCGGCGGCGCAGATCGAGGTCGTGGTTATGGAGGTCGTGCCTCTGAGCGAGGCGGTGGCCGTGGTGGGGATCAACAGGATTTCCGAAGCCAGAGTCAGTGGGGACCACCTCCGGGTCAAGTTGGCCTTGGGACGCAGTTGCAGCAGCAACCTCGACCACATGTGGTTCAACAGCCGCCACAGGCTCAAGTGAGTCAATCCGTTGCGGGAGGAGGCGTAGGTAGAGGCGCGTGGGGTCGTAAGCTGCAGGTTTCTCCTGATACGGCGGCGGTTCCACCTTCTGCATCGTCAACCGTCGCGGTTTCTGAAACGGCTCGTG GCTCTGAAATTACGAATCCAAGGCCATCTCaggttgcttcttcttcttcttctgacaAGAAAGTTCaagttgtttcttcttcttctgctagAAAAGAACCGATGAAACGTCCTGACAAAGGCGGTGTTGTAGCTGTGCGACGTGTAAACCTCCTTGTCAACCATTTCCAAGTGAACATCAATCCCCAAACTGTCATAAGACATTACGATGTTGAGATAAAAGGAGAGAACCCCACCAAGAAGATATCAAGATTCGAGCTATCTATGGTCAGGGACAAGCTGTTCACCGACAACCCCCACGAGTTTCCCTTTGCCATGACAGCATACGATGGTCAGAAGAACATCTTCAGTGCAGCTGAGTTGCCTACCGGGTCATTCAAGGTGGACTTCCCTAAAACGGATGAGACTAGAGCTCGGAGCTATACGTTCACCATCAACCGGGTGAATGAGCTTAAGCTCCGTGACTTGAAAGAGTACATGTCGGGAGGTTCTTCTTTCAACCCTCGCGATGTCTTGCAAGGGATGGATGTTGTGATGAAGGAGCACCCTTCCAAGTGTATGATAACCGTCGGTAAAAGCTTCTTCACTCGTGAAACTGAGCGGGATGAGGAACTTGGGTATGGTATTGCAGCTGCCAAAGGGTACAGACACACTCTAAAGCCGACACAACAAGGCTTATCATTGTGCTTGGACTACTCAGTGTTGGCGTTCCGGAAGTCAATGTCAGTCATCGAGTATCTGAAACTCTACTTTGACTGGCCTGATTTGCGTCAGTTTAGGAATGCTAGACGTAACGTGGAGAAGGAACTGACTGGGTTGAAAGTCACCGTCACTCATAGAAAGAACAAGCAGAAGCTCACTATCGTAGGACTGAGTAGAGAAGACACAAAGGATATCAAGTTCGATATTATAGATCCGGAGGGTAACGAGCCGCCGAGGAGAACGTCCATCGTTGAGTATTTCAGGATCAAGTACGGAAGAGACATTGTTCACAAGGACATCCCTTGCTTGGATTTGGGGAAAAACGGTCGGCAAAATCTTGTTCCCATGGAGTTCTGCGCTTTGGTCGAAGGACAGATTTATCCAAAGGACGACTTGGATAAAAATTCTGCCTTGTGGTTGAAGAAGTTGTCACTTGTCAATCCACGACAAAGGAAGGATAATATACTCAAGATGATTAAGTCTAAAGAAGGACCAAGCGG TGGAGAAATCACTGGGAACTTTGGAATGAAAGTTGACACAAACATGACACGTGTAGAAGGTCGGGTTCTCAAGGCACCGGCGTTGAAGTTGGCAGAGAGAGGCAGAGCTCTCCGGGAGGAACCTAACCCGAGGCAGAACAATCAGTGGAACCTCATGAGGAAAGGAGTCACGAGGGGTTCGGTAGTCAAACACTGGGCTGTGCTTGACTTCACTGCGTCTGAGAGGTTCAACAAGATGCCTAATGACTTTGTGAACAACCTTATCAACCGTTGCTGGACGCTTGGGATGCAGCTGGAGCCTCCCATCGTTTACAAATCGTCGAGAATGGATACGCTTTCTAATGCTAATGCTCTCGAGGAGCTGCTTCGAAGCGTGATTGAAGAGGCTCATCGTAACCATGGTGGTGCTCGTCCGACTCTTATTCTCTGTGCAATGACTGGGAGAGTCGATGGGTACAAGACTCTGAAATGGATAGCTGAGACCAAACTTGGTCTGGTGACTCAGTGTTTCTTAACCGGTTCGGCGACTAAAGGAGGTGATCAGTACCGGGCAAACCTTGCGCTCAAGATCAATGCAAAGGTGGGTGGAAGCAACGTTGAGCTGATGGATACTTTCTCTTTCTTCAGAAAAGATGATCAGGTCATGTTCATCGGCGCTGACGTCAACCATCCAGCTTCTCGCGACAAGATGAGCCCGTCCATCGTTGCTGTAGTGGGTACACTAAACTGGCCTGAAGCTAACCGTTACGCAGCTAGGGTCATTGCCCAGCCGCACCGGAAAGAGGAGATACAAGGATTTGGTGAAACGTGCTTGGAGCTTGTTAAAGCTCATGTTCAGTCCACTGGGAAACGGCCTAACAAGATTGTGATCTTCCGTGATGGTGTCAGTGATGGTCAGTTCGATATGGTTCTCAATGTGGAGCTGCTTGACGTGAAGCTCACTTTTGAGAAGAATGGTTACAATCCGAAGATAACTGTTATCGTGGCGCAGAAACGTCACCAGACTCGTTTCTTCCCTGCTACAGACAATGATGGGAGCGACAAGGGAAACGTGCCTTCGGGTACGGTGGTTGATACTAAAGTGATTCACCCCTTTGAGTATGATTTCTACCTTTGCAGTCACCATGGAGGCATTGGGACGAGCAAGCCGACGCATTACTATACTCTGTGGGATGAACTTGGATTCACTTCCGATCAGGTTCAGAAGCTCATCTTCGAGATGTGCTTTACTTTTACTCGTTGCACCAAACCTGTGTCTCTCGTTCCTCCGGTTTATTATGCTGACATGGTCGCGTATAGAGGAAGGATGTACCACGAGGCGAGTTCAAGAGAGAAGAACATTAGGCAGCAGCCACGGGGAGCGTCTTCTTCCTCACTTGCTTCTTCGTTCTCTTCTCTGACTGTGGACGACAACGCGATTTTCAAGCTGCACAAAGAGCTGGAGAACGTCATGTTCTTCGTGTGA